The DNA segment ACTTCTTTGAACTGACCCGGCGTGAGACCTCGGATGGCGGATACAGCTTTCATGCAACCAATCGCCACATAATTCCTATATTTGTGTCACTGAGCTTTCCCCAGCTTCAGGGACTCGAAGCCGATCAGCCGCTGCCGATAGAAGTAGTGCTGGAAGCGGGTGCCGAGGAACAGGAAATCGCCCGGCTCAGCAGGGTAAGCAACCGCCAGATATCCTTCCGCTCGTCTGCAGTCTATGTACGCGGTGACCCGTCGGCGGTTGTCCACGATGACAGCCATGTCTATCTGCTGCCCTACGAACACGGACGAAAATATCGTGTTACCCAGGGCTATAACGGCCCCTTTACGCATGTTGGCGAGAATCAATATGCCATAGACTTTGATCTGGAGGAGGGCGATCCGGTACATGCTGCACGCAGCGGCCTGGTGGTAGAGATCAAGCAGGACAGCAGCATCGGCGGACCCAGTCCCCGGTACACCGAGCATGCCAACTTTATCCTGATCCAGCATGATGACGGAAGTTTCGGGAACTATGTACACCTGCAGTATGACGGCGCCCTTGTCACCGTAGGTGATCGGGTTCAGGCCGGGGATCTGATCGGTCTGAGTGGCAACACCGGCCGCAGCAGCGGCCCTCACCTGCATTTTGATGTACGGATTCCGACCCGCTCCGGGCGTATGCAGTCACTACCCACCCTGTTCAAAAATCATGACGGCGAGGCCATAGAAATAGAACAGGGACGTCACTACTACGCCCGGCATCCGGGAAAACCGGAATTCGAGGCATTCTTTGGCAGCGAACTCACCAATCAGGATTTCCGCGATCATACCGAAGCGATCACAACCGGCAGCCTGGATGTTCGTGTTGAGCAGATAGACTCGACCTACGTGCTGTTTTTACAGAACGGTACCGACCAGCGTCTGGAGATTGATACTACCCTGCAGCTGAGGGGGATGGAGGCCACCACCCCGCTGCAGCTGACCCACCGGGTAGATCCGCAGACCGAGGTGTTTTTAAGCATCCTCCGTCCGCAGGATGGGGTGAGGCAGGCACAATACGGATACCAGCTGCGTTTCCGGGAACTGGATTGAGACACAGCCTGCTGCCGGCATTACCCGCCGGCAT comes from the Spirochaeta africana DSM 8902 genome and includes:
- a CDS encoding M23 family metallopeptidase; its protein translation is MNRLNLARVLLAMLLCASPVLLQAQHAGDQDFFELTRRETSDGGYSFHATNRHIIPIFVSLSFPQLQGLEADQPLPIEVVLEAGAEEQEIARLSRVSNRQISFRSSAVYVRGDPSAVVHDDSHVYLLPYEHGRKYRVTQGYNGPFTHVGENQYAIDFDLEEGDPVHAARSGLVVEIKQDSSIGGPSPRYTEHANFILIQHDDGSFGNYVHLQYDGALVTVGDRVQAGDLIGLSGNTGRSSGPHLHFDVRIPTRSGRMQSLPTLFKNHDGEAIEIEQGRHYYARHPGKPEFEAFFGSELTNQDFRDHTEAITTGSLDVRVEQIDSTYVLFLQNGTDQRLEIDTTLQLRGMEATTPLQLTHRVDPQTEVFLSILRPQDGVRQAQYGYQLRFRELD